A part of Streptococcus porcinus genomic DNA contains:
- a CDS encoding C10 family peptidase: MNKKKLGIKLLSILTLSGFILSNPVFASENFGRNEQEAKNSAITFIEKNDSIKAKAGGDTQNIKLDKVTLGDKLSDSNMYVYNISTGGFVIVSADKRSPEILGYSTKGSFDASGKENIASFIESYAEQITENKKIDTPYTDTTNIKQPVVNSLLDAKGIHYNQGNPYNLLTPVIEKALPGEEKYIGQHSATGCVATATAQIMKYHNYPNKGLKDHTYTLHPTNKYFNHPKTLYAAISTREYNWNNILPSYNGRESDVQKTAISELMADVGISVDMDYGPSSGSSGSPLVQKALKENFGYAQSVHQISRNSYSKEDWEAQIDNELTQNQPVYYQGVGTLGGHAFVIDGSDGNDFYHVNWGWGGVADGFFRLDALNPSSLGTGGGAGGFNDYQSAVVGIKP; encoded by the coding sequence ATGAATAAAAAGAAATTAGGTATTAAGCTATTAAGTATTTTAACATTAAGTGGATTTATCCTTTCTAATCCAGTTTTTGCTTCTGAAAACTTTGGTCGTAACGAACAAGAAGCCAAAAATTCAGCTATCACATTTATTGAAAAAAATGACTCTATCAAAGCTAAAGCTGGGGGAGATACCCAAAATATTAAATTGGACAAAGTAACATTAGGGGATAAACTTTCCGACTCTAACATGTATGTCTACAATATTTCTACCGGTGGTTTCGTTATTGTTTCTGCAGATAAACGTTCTCCAGAGATTTTAGGCTATTCTACAAAAGGTTCATTCGATGCCAGTGGTAAGGAAAATATTGCTTCCTTTATTGAAAGCTATGCCGAACAAATTACAGAAAATAAAAAAATAGATACCCCATACACAGATACTACTAATATTAAACAACCAGTAGTTAACTCTCTACTAGATGCTAAAGGTATTCACTATAACCAAGGTAACCCTTACAATCTGTTAACACCTGTTATAGAAAAAGCACTACCCGGAGAAGAAAAATATATAGGACAACATTCAGCTACAGGTTGCGTGGCTACTGCAACAGCTCAAATTATGAAATATCATAATTACCCTAACAAAGGATTGAAAGACCACACTTATACACTACACCCAACTAATAAATACTTCAATCATCCTAAGACTTTATATGCAGCTATTTCTACCAGAGAATACAACTGGAACAACATTTTACCTTCTTACAATGGAAGGGAATCCGATGTTCAAAAAACAGCTATTTCAGAATTAATGGCTGATGTTGGTATTTCAGTAGATATGGACTACGGCCCATCTAGTGGTTCTTCAGGTAGTCCTCTCGTTCAAAAAGCCTTAAAAGAAAACTTCGGCTACGCTCAATCTGTTCACCAAATTTCACGCAATAGTTACAGTAAAGAAGATTGGGAAGCACAAATTGATAATGAATTGACTCAAAACCAACCAGTATACTACCAAGGTGTTGGTACACTAGGTGGCCATGCATTCGTTATCGATGGTTCTGACGGAAATGACTTCTACCATGTTAACTGGGGCTGGGGCGGAGTCGCTGATGGTTTCTTCAGATTAGATGCTCTAAACCCTTCTTCTCTTGGTACTGGTGGAGGCGCTGGTGGCTTTAACGACTATCAAAGCGCTGTTGTCGGAATCAAACCTTAA
- a CDS encoding Spi family protease inhibitor translates to MGIDFVRTEAQARHEAEIFCQEHTQHKGNVRIRQLIYPLDSDHTSSEVYIYSLFPTGFILVSGDTRAHTILGYSFDNELDINQKNVWSMIEAYQEQIKSLD, encoded by the coding sequence ATGGGCATTGATTTTGTTAGAACAGAAGCGCAAGCGCGTCACGAAGCTGAGATATTCTGTCAAGAACATACACAACATAAAGGTAACGTGCGCATACGGCAGTTAATTTATCCTTTGGATAGTGATCATACAAGTAGTGAAGTATACATCTATTCTCTCTTTCCAACAGGCTTTATTCTCGTATCCGGAGATACAAGAGCACATACAATTTTAGGGTATTCTTTTGATAACGAACTTGACATCAACCAGAAAAATGTATGGAGCATGATAGAAGCTTATCAAGAACAAATTAAATCTCTGGATTAA
- a CDS encoding peptidoglycan bridge formation glycyltransferase FemA/FemB family protein — protein sequence MSISVVNVGKDKTDFDLFVEQHPYGNLLQSSSWAQVKNNWQSCQLAFYQDQELVACASILIKKVIKNIKVAYIPRGPIVDYKNPELVKSVFKALKEYSHKEKFLLLKCDPNFLFDRENLKQTDYCQQMIEEMEKMGYSWTGLTFNLSDTIQPRFQANKYLKQDSFNDYQKHVNRLTKTATKKGVEIIKGSEDEVRLFSELVVRTEQRKNIHLRNYDYFKKIKDTYKDKAEFYFATINIDKQLAKQKERLLQLENDLAETPGHQKNRLKELKQQKASVLKQVDELTALAKNNPSQLVVAGVLGIRFATGIELLYASMDERFKHYYPQYLLDTEIFKRCHQEGLSWANMGGVEGNLEGGLSVFKLSFKPTIEEYIGEFNLSPNQQLYRLGKDAYRIYKKIAKTITVKASKKLSLKKDQGKH from the coding sequence TTGTCAATATCAGTAGTAAATGTAGGAAAAGATAAGACGGACTTTGATTTATTTGTGGAACAACATCCTTATGGAAATCTTTTACAATCGAGCTCATGGGCACAGGTGAAGAATAATTGGCAGTCTTGTCAGCTTGCGTTTTATCAGGATCAAGAATTAGTAGCATGTGCTTCTATTTTGATAAAAAAGGTGATTAAAAATATTAAAGTTGCATACATACCAAGAGGTCCTATAGTTGATTATAAGAATCCGGAGCTTGTAAAGTCTGTTTTTAAAGCATTAAAAGAATATAGTCACAAAGAAAAGTTCCTCTTATTAAAATGTGATCCTAATTTTCTATTTGACAGAGAAAATCTTAAGCAAACAGACTATTGTCAACAGATGATTGAAGAGATGGAAAAAATGGGTTATTCGTGGACTGGTTTGACTTTCAATTTGAGTGACACTATCCAACCTCGTTTTCAGGCTAATAAATATCTAAAACAGGATTCTTTCAACGATTATCAAAAGCATGTTAACCGCCTGACTAAGACGGCCACTAAAAAAGGTGTAGAAATTATTAAGGGCTCTGAAGACGAAGTTAGACTTTTTTCGGAACTTGTTGTTCGAACAGAACAAAGAAAAAATATCCATTTACGAAATTATGATTATTTTAAAAAGATAAAGGATACCTACAAGGACAAAGCAGAGTTTTACTTTGCTACAATTAACATTGATAAGCAATTGGCAAAACAAAAGGAACGCTTGTTGCAATTAGAGAATGATTTAGCAGAAACACCAGGACATCAAAAAAATCGCTTGAAAGAACTTAAGCAACAAAAAGCTTCGGTTCTTAAACAAGTTGATGAATTGACAGCTCTGGCCAAAAATAATCCTAGTCAATTAGTTGTTGCAGGTGTGTTAGGAATACGCTTTGCTACGGGGATAGAGTTACTCTATGCGAGTATGGATGAACGATTTAAACACTATTATCCTCAATACCTTCTAGATACGGAAATTTTCAAGAGATGTCACCAAGAAGGTCTAAGTTGGGCAAATATGGGTGGTGTGGAAGGAAACCTTGAAGGTGGTTTATCTGTTTTCAAGTTATCATTTAAACCAACTATTGAGGAATATATTGGAGAGTTTAATTTATCACCTAATCAGCAACTCTATCGATTAGGTAAAGATGCCTACAGGATTTACAAAAAAATAGCCAAAACTATAACGGTTAAAGCATCAAAAAAATTATCACTAAAAAAAGATCAAGGTAAACATTAA
- a CDS encoding FAD-containing oxidoreductase has product MRSYDLIIIGFGKAGKTLASKFGADGKKVAIIEKDETMYGGTCINIGCIPTKVLIHSIETGHGFDEAMTEKHTVVSRLRAKNFKMLNDAKTVDVFNADATFISNKVIKITSANGEAEELTAEIIIINTGAVPNSLPIKGLAESNSVYDSTSIQNLETQPKRLGIIGAGNIGLEFASLFSQMGTHVQIFDPQVRILGREEEFVSNKVAEYMADNGVQFELQSKISEVKNDGDNVIITTENGDYTFDAVLHATGRKPNTEGLGLENTDIKLTERGAIQVDEFLQTSVPNVFAVGDVNGGLQFTYVSLDDSRIVWNYLNGSTDYSTKERQNIPYTIFLNPPLSRVGIDETQAKEQGLNYKSNSLMVANMPRGHVNSDLRGFFKVVVDADSNLILGATLLSAESPELINLIKMAIDNKIPYTYLQKQIFTHPTMAENLNDVFNF; this is encoded by the coding sequence ATGAGATCATACGATTTAATCATTATTGGCTTTGGTAAAGCTGGTAAGACCCTTGCTTCAAAGTTTGGAGCTGATGGTAAAAAAGTGGCCATCATTGAAAAAGATGAAACAATGTACGGAGGTACATGCATTAATATAGGATGTATACCTACTAAAGTGCTGATTCATTCTATTGAAACTGGTCATGGTTTTGATGAAGCCATGACTGAAAAACATACTGTTGTTAGTCGTTTAAGGGCTAAAAATTTTAAAATGCTTAATGACGCCAAAACAGTTGATGTTTTTAATGCTGATGCCACATTTATTTCTAACAAAGTCATTAAAATCACTTCAGCCAATGGCGAGGCTGAGGAACTCACTGCCGAAATTATCATCATTAATACCGGAGCAGTGCCAAATAGTCTACCAATTAAAGGATTAGCGGAATCAAACTCTGTCTATGACTCAACAAGTATCCAAAATCTTGAAACTCAACCTAAACGATTAGGAATTATTGGAGCCGGAAATATTGGGCTTGAGTTTGCAAGCCTATTCAGCCAAATGGGAACACATGTTCAAATTTTTGATCCACAAGTACGTATCTTAGGTAGAGAAGAAGAGTTTGTTTCAAATAAAGTAGCTGAGTATATGGCGGACAACGGGGTTCAATTTGAATTACAATCAAAAATTTCTGAAGTCAAAAATGATGGTGACAATGTCATTATAACAACTGAAAATGGGGATTATACGTTCGATGCTGTTCTCCATGCGACAGGTAGAAAACCTAACACTGAAGGTCTTGGACTTGAAAATACCGATATTAAATTAACAGAGCGTGGAGCAATTCAGGTAGATGAATTCTTACAAACCTCTGTCCCGAATGTTTTCGCAGTTGGTGATGTCAATGGTGGCTTACAATTTACATATGTTTCCTTAGATGATTCACGAATTGTGTGGAATTATTTAAATGGGAGTACTGATTATTCAACTAAGGAGCGTCAAAACATCCCTTACACCATCTTTTTAAATCCTCCATTATCCCGAGTTGGAATCGATGAAACCCAGGCAAAAGAGCAAGGACTGAATTATAAATCAAATAGTTTAATGGTCGCAAATATGCCGAGAGGTCATGTTAATAGTGACTTAAGAGGCTTCTTTAAAGTAGTCGTGGATGCAGACTCAAACCTTATATTAGGTGCAACCTTATTAAGCGCAGAGTCTCCAGAATTAATAAATCTCATTAAAATGGCCATAGATAACAAGATTCCATATACCTACTTACAAAAACAAATCTTCACACATCCGACAATGGCCGAAAATCTAAATGATGTCTTTAATTTTTAA
- the feoB gene encoding ferrous iron transport protein B, translated as MTEIALIGNPNSGKTSLFNLLTRTKQHVGNWPGVTVERKSGIAKNHKNIKVEDLPGIYSMSPYSPEEKVARDYLLSYHADAILNVIDATNLERNLYLTTQLIETGLPVTIALNMSDVLKSQGKMINSDKLAYQMGVPVVVTSALKNKGIDQAIKKASQTTKDKIDRIQFPNYDSRFEAAISQIIALLGEAVPSRSSRFYAIKLFERDQLVEEALNLSISQKQEIRDIIQITEEIFTEDSESIVINQRYKFIENVSNMVQNQTTNDFKMSMSDKIDQLVTSRILALPIFAVVMFLVYYLSIQTVGTIGTNWVNDTLFGKYVPEAILAILKGLNVQTWLQSLIIDGIVAGLGAVLGFLPQIFVLFVCLGILEDIGYMSRIAFVMDRLFRRFGLSGKSFIPMLISTSCGVPGIMASRTIENERDRRITIMTTTFMPCSAKLAIIAVIAGAFFPHNPWIAPSAYLLGMVAIILSGIALKKTSFLSGYTSPFIMELPSYHLPSAKTVLRYAFSKAMSFVQRAGTIIFSLTVLIWFMSSYNFNLQAVSTQESILASLGRFFAWIFTPLGFGNWKATVATITGLVAKETVVATLGILYNNPDTTEKTHSLWTSLQGNYTALAAYSFLIFNLLCAPCFASIGAIKREMGNRKWTLVAIGYQTGLAYLVSLVFYQLGLVIFYSKSVTLWTVLALVTTLVMSYFVIRKPKRAKTQIISLDDLNSLHNYGKE; from the coding sequence ATGACAGAAATTGCACTGATAGGGAATCCCAATAGTGGAAAGACAAGTTTATTTAATCTTTTAACGAGGACAAAGCAACATGTTGGGAATTGGCCTGGTGTAACAGTTGAGCGTAAAAGTGGCATTGCCAAAAATCATAAAAATATTAAAGTTGAAGATTTACCAGGAATCTATTCGATGTCACCTTATAGCCCTGAGGAAAAAGTTGCACGTGATTATTTACTTAGTTATCATGCGGATGCTATTTTAAATGTCATTGATGCTACAAATTTAGAACGCAATCTATATTTGACGACACAGTTAATTGAGACAGGACTTCCGGTTACAATTGCCCTGAATATGAGTGATGTCTTAAAAAGTCAAGGAAAAATGATTAACAGTGATAAGTTAGCTTACCAGATGGGAGTGCCAGTTGTTGTGACTAGCGCTTTAAAAAATAAAGGTATTGATCAGGCTATAAAAAAGGCTAGTCAGACGACAAAGGATAAGATTGACAGAATCCAGTTTCCTAATTATGATTCGAGGTTTGAAGCTGCAATTTCCCAAATTATTGCCCTGCTTGGTGAGGCAGTCCCTAGCCGATCTAGCCGTTTTTATGCTATAAAGCTGTTTGAGCGGGATCAATTGGTGGAAGAAGCGCTGAACTTATCTATTTCTCAAAAACAAGAGATAAGAGATATTATTCAAATAACCGAAGAAATCTTTACTGAGGATTCGGAATCAATTGTCATCAACCAACGCTACAAGTTTATCGAGAATGTTAGCAATATGGTTCAAAATCAGACGACGAATGATTTTAAAATGTCGATGTCTGATAAAATTGACCAGCTAGTAACCAGTCGTATCCTAGCTTTGCCAATTTTTGCTGTAGTCATGTTTTTAGTTTATTATTTATCCATACAAACTGTGGGAACGATAGGAACTAATTGGGTTAATGATACGCTGTTTGGGAAGTATGTCCCTGAAGCTATTTTAGCTATTTTAAAAGGATTGAACGTACAAACTTGGTTGCAATCCCTTATTATTGACGGTATTGTTGCTGGTCTGGGCGCAGTTCTTGGCTTCTTACCTCAAATCTTTGTTCTTTTTGTTTGTTTAGGAATTTTGGAAGATATTGGTTACATGAGCCGAATAGCTTTTGTTATGGATCGCCTTTTCCGACGCTTTGGTCTTTCTGGTAAATCCTTTATCCCTATGTTAATTTCAACAAGTTGTGGTGTGCCAGGAATCATGGCTAGTCGAACGATAGAAAATGAACGAGATCGTCGAATTACGATTATGACGACAACTTTTATGCCCTGCTCAGCTAAGTTGGCTATTATTGCTGTCATTGCCGGAGCCTTTTTTCCTCACAACCCTTGGATTGCCCCAAGTGCCTATTTGCTTGGGATGGTTGCTATTATTTTATCCGGAATTGCTCTTAAGAAAACGAGCTTTTTAAGTGGTTATACCAGTCCTTTTATCATGGAACTACCAAGTTATCATTTGCCAAGTGCTAAGACGGTTTTGCGATATGCATTTAGTAAGGCGATGAGTTTTGTTCAACGTGCAGGAACAATTATTTTTAGTTTGACGGTCTTAATCTGGTTTATGAGTTCTTACAATTTCAATCTACAAGCAGTGAGTACTCAAGAAAGTATTTTAGCTAGTTTAGGACGGTTCTTTGCTTGGATTTTTACACCACTAGGTTTTGGAAATTGGAAAGCGACGGTTGCTACTATTACGGGACTTGTTGCTAAAGAAACGGTTGTCGCGACCTTAGGGATTCTTTATAACAATCCTGACACTACGGAGAAGACGCATTCCTTATGGACTAGTCTTCAAGGAAATTACACAGCTTTAGCTGCTTATTCTTTTTTAATCTTTAATCTGCTCTGCGCTCCTTGCTTTGCTTCTATTGGTGCTATCAAACGTGAAATGGGAAATAGGAAGTGGACTTTGGTGGCTATTGGCTACCAAACAGGACTTGCCTATCTTGTTAGTCTTGTTTTTTACCAACTTGGCTTAGTGATTTTCTATAGTAAATCCGTGACTCTTTGGACTGTTTTAGCTCTTGTTACAACTTTGGTGATGTCTTATTTTGTTATAAGGAAACCAAAGCGAGCTAAAACACAAATCATTAGTTTAGATGATTTGAACTCTCTTCATAACTATGGAAAGGAATAG
- a CDS encoding FeoB-associated Cys-rich membrane protein, with the protein MSTFIIAVLIVGGVIWGIYHYFKGEGSCGDCDCSCPVKDEMEK; encoded by the coding sequence ATGTCAACGTTTATTATTGCGGTTTTAATTGTAGGTGGAGTTATTTGGGGTATTTATCATTACTTTAAGGGGGAAGGCTCTTGTGGAGATTGTGACTGTTCTTGTCCCGTTAAAGATGAGATGGAAAAATAA
- a CDS encoding response regulator transcription factor produces MTYKILLVDDEVSITDINKRYLQQAGHLVTVASDGSQALEKFRQNQYDLIISDIMMPNMDGYDFIGEVLLEKPNQPFLFITAKISEPDKIYSLSLGADDFISKPFSPRELVLRVKNILNRIYGKANESEYLVIGDLSIDHNTRVVKVANQSLNLTNKAFDLLWILANHLNHVFSKTELYERVWEEEYLDDTNTLNVHIHSLRNDLAKYSTDQTPTIKTVWGLGYKLEE; encoded by the coding sequence ATGACCTACAAAATTTTATTAGTGGACGATGAAGTATCAATCACTGATATTAATAAACGTTACTTACAACAAGCTGGCCATCTTGTCACTGTTGCAAGTGATGGCTCTCAAGCATTGGAGAAATTTCGTCAGAATCAGTATGATTTAATTATTAGCGATATTATGATGCCCAATATGGATGGTTATGATTTTATTGGAGAAGTTCTGTTAGAAAAACCTAATCAACCCTTCCTATTTATTACAGCTAAAATTTCGGAGCCAGATAAAATTTATTCATTAAGTTTAGGGGCAGATGACTTCATTTCCAAACCTTTTAGTCCACGAGAACTAGTCCTGCGGGTTAAAAATATTCTTAATCGAATCTATGGGAAGGCTAATGAGTCTGAGTACTTGGTAATTGGAGATTTAAGCATAGATCATAATACTCGAGTAGTTAAGGTAGCAAATCAGAGCCTTAACCTGACCAACAAGGCTTTTGATTTACTATGGATTTTAGCTAATCACTTAAATCATGTTTTTTCAAAAACAGAACTTTATGAGCGCGTGTGGGAAGAAGAGTACTTAGATGATACCAACACTTTGAATGTACACATTCATTCTTTACGCAACGATTTGGCAAAATACAGTACTGATCAGACACCAACTATTAAGACGGTTTGGGGATTAGGATACAAGTTAGAGGAATAA
- a CDS encoding sensor histidine kinase, which produces MKLRTYIVIGYLVSMLITIAGLIVGLKQMFITTKDISYILLIALIASLAGGIVNMLLLTNVFSSLKKLKEKMQAISQKNFNRDHLIKSPLEFKDLEGTFNQMSSELEASFESLNESEREKSMMIAQLSHDIKTPLTSIQATVEGILDGVISKEEERAYLNTISRQTNRLNQLVEELQVVSLNDQKHEVKQASQVIYLEKLLIEILSEFQLTLERENRTVNIQVAPDVVKIKSQYDALSRIILNLVSNAIKYSKVNTALTIRAYRQSQKIRIDVIDQGQGIKEEDMSLIFKRLYRVETSRNMKTGGHGLGLYIAKQLAHQLDGDISVESQLGKGSAFSLFLPA; this is translated from the coding sequence ATGAAACTAAGAACATATATTGTTATCGGCTATTTAGTATCTATGTTGATTACTATCGCTGGATTAATCGTTGGTTTAAAGCAAATGTTTATCACAACCAAGGATATTTCATATATCTTATTGATAGCACTAATAGCCTCTTTGGCGGGGGGGATAGTGAATATGCTGCTCTTGACCAATGTTTTTTCATCCTTAAAAAAACTAAAAGAAAAAATGCAAGCTATCTCTCAAAAAAATTTTAACCGTGACCATCTCATTAAATCTCCTTTGGAATTTAAAGATCTTGAAGGAACTTTTAACCAGATGTCATCAGAATTAGAAGCTAGCTTTGAATCACTGAATGAGAGTGAGCGAGAGAAATCCATGATGATTGCTCAATTATCCCATGATATTAAAACACCGCTAACTTCAATTCAAGCAACTGTAGAAGGTATTCTAGACGGAGTTATTTCCAAAGAAGAGGAAAGAGCTTATTTGAATACTATTTCACGCCAAACCAATCGTTTAAATCAATTAGTTGAAGAATTGCAGGTGGTCAGTTTAAATGACCAAAAACACGAAGTCAAACAAGCTTCCCAAGTTATTTACCTTGAAAAATTACTCATTGAAATTTTGTCAGAGTTTCAATTAACTTTAGAGCGGGAAAATCGAACAGTCAACATTCAAGTGGCACCTGATGTTGTTAAAATAAAAAGCCAATATGACGCACTGTCTCGTATTATCTTAAACTTAGTTAGCAATGCTATTAAATATTCAAAAGTTAATACAGCTTTGACCATTCGGGCATATCGACAAAGTCAAAAAATCCGAATTGACGTGATTGATCAAGGACAAGGTATAAAAGAAGAAGATATGTCCTTAATTTTTAAACGCCTATATCGTGTGGAGACATCTCGCAATATGAAAACCGGAGGACATGGACTAGGTCTCTATATTGCTAAGCAATTGGCCCATCAACTAGATGGAGATATTTCTGTTGAAAGTCAGCTCGGGAAGGGCAGTGCTTTCTCATTGTTCTTACCCGCCTAG
- a CDS encoding Nramp family divalent metal transporter, with product MNSQDHDKSPKNRFINYANGPSLQEINGTIDVPKGMSFFKTLLAYSGPGALVAVGYMDPGNWSTSITGGQNFQYLLISIILMSSLIAMLLQYMAAKLGIVSQMDLAQAIRARTSKQLGIVLWILTELAIMATDIAEVIGGAVALYLLFHIPLEIAVFITVFDVLLLLLLTKVGFRKIEALVVALILVIFFVFAYQVALSHPIWSDVIKGIVPSAEAFSTTHTVNGQTPLAGTLGIIGATVMPHNLYLHSSVVQSRKLDHHNKKDIARAIRFSTFDSNIQLTVAFFVNSLLLIMGVAVFKTGSVADPSFFGLFRALSNPSIMSNSILAHVASSGMLSLLFAVALLASGQNSTITGTLTGQIIMEGFIHMKVPTWVRRLVTRLISVIPVLICVFLTSGKSAIAEHIAINNLMNNSQVFLAFALPFSMLPLLIFTNSKIEMKDDFKNTFLVKVLGWISVIALIYLNMKGLPDQIEGFWGDHPSHHQIMVADSIAYVVMLSMILLLIWTIYELYKGNDKYHFSQRKASL from the coding sequence ATGAATTCACAAGATCATGACAAAAGTCCAAAGAATCGTTTTATTAATTACGCAAATGGCCCTTCACTACAAGAAATAAACGGGACCATTGATGTTCCTAAAGGAATGAGCTTTTTCAAAACCTTGCTCGCTTATTCAGGCCCAGGTGCCCTTGTTGCCGTCGGTTATATGGATCCCGGCAATTGGTCAACATCCATAACTGGTGGACAAAATTTCCAATACTTACTTATCTCAATTATCTTAATGTCTAGTTTGATTGCAATGCTATTACAATATATGGCTGCTAAACTAGGTATTGTTTCTCAAATGGATCTTGCTCAAGCCATTAGAGCTCGTACGAGTAAACAATTAGGTATTGTGTTATGGATTTTAACAGAATTAGCTATTATGGCAACAGATATTGCTGAAGTCATAGGTGGGGCTGTTGCACTTTATCTCTTATTTCATATTCCTTTAGAAATCGCTGTCTTTATAACAGTATTTGACGTTTTACTCTTATTACTATTAACAAAGGTAGGCTTTCGGAAAATTGAAGCTTTGGTTGTCGCTTTAATCCTAGTGATATTTTTTGTATTCGCTTATCAGGTAGCCCTTTCCCATCCTATATGGAGTGATGTTATTAAGGGAATCGTACCTAGTGCTGAGGCATTTTCAACAACCCATACAGTAAACGGACAGACACCTCTCGCCGGAACTTTAGGCATCATTGGGGCCACTGTTATGCCACACAATTTATATTTACACTCTTCTGTTGTTCAAAGTCGGAAACTAGATCATCATAACAAAAAGGACATTGCTAGGGCCATTCGTTTTTCTACTTTCGATTCCAATATTCAATTAACTGTTGCTTTTTTTGTTAATTCCTTACTTCTTATCATGGGAGTGGCAGTTTTTAAAACAGGAAGTGTTGCTGATCCCTCCTTTTTTGGATTATTTAGAGCACTTTCTAACCCCAGTATTATGAGTAATTCTATTTTAGCTCATGTAGCCAGTTCAGGTATGTTGTCCTTATTATTTGCAGTTGCTCTATTAGCTTCCGGACAAAACTCTACTATAACTGGTACCTTAACTGGCCAGATTATCATGGAAGGCTTTATTCACATGAAAGTGCCTACTTGGGTCCGACGATTAGTTACTCGCCTTATATCTGTTATCCCTGTTCTGATTTGTGTTTTCCTAACCAGTGGTAAAAGTGCCATAGCAGAGCATATTGCTATTAACAACTTAATGAACAATTCACAAGTTTTTCTAGCCTTTGCACTCCCTTTTTCAATGCTGCCACTTCTGATTTTCACCAATAGCAAAATTGAAATGAAAGATGATTTTAAAAATACTTTCCTTGTTAAAGTACTAGGATGGATTTCTGTCATTGCTTTAATTTATCTCAATATGAAAGGGTTACCAGATCAAATCGAGGGATTTTGGGGTGATCACCCAAGTCATCACCAAATTATGGTAGCTGACTCTATTGCTTACGTGGTTATGCTTTCTATGATTCTTCTTCTCATTTGGACTATTTATGAACTTTATAAAGGTAATGATAAATATCACTTTTCACAGAGAAAAGCTTCCCTTTAG